In Kitasatospora sp. NA04385, a single genomic region encodes these proteins:
- a CDS encoding MFS transporter has translation MSRSITAPDRRHRLLILAICCLSLFIVGLDNTVVNIALPSIRTDLDAPASGLQWVIDAYTLVLASLLMLSGSVADRIGRKRVFMTGLVLFVLGSLLCSLAPGLGWLIGFRAVQAVGGSMMNPVAMSIITNTFTDPKERARAIGVWGGVVGISMALGPLIGGFLVDTAGWPSIFLINVPVGLAACLLTHRYVPESRAPRARRLDPVGQLLMLVLLGCGTAAIIEGPGHGWTSPGILVLAVLAVAALVAFPLWERRVAEPLIDPRFFRSAPFAGATVTAVCAFAALGGFLFLNTLYLQEVRHYTPVVAGLWTLPMAGLTLLAAPLSGRIVAGRGPRLPLLVAGAAIAASGLLLTRLTDDSSALLLLPAYALFGVGFGLVNAPITNSAVSGMPLSQAGVAAAVASTSRQVGQSLGVAVIGTVVTSAVVSAGGFTPATHAGWWIITGLGLTVLLLGLLTTTPWATATAARVAARFDQQPRGVRPDPAGQAR, from the coding sequence ATGAGCCGATCGATCACCGCGCCGGACCGCCGTCACAGGCTGCTGATCCTGGCCATCTGCTGCCTCAGCCTGTTCATCGTCGGCCTGGACAACACCGTCGTGAACATCGCGCTGCCCTCGATCCGCACGGACCTGGACGCGCCCGCCTCCGGCCTGCAGTGGGTGATCGACGCCTACACCCTGGTGCTGGCCTCGCTGCTGATGCTCTCCGGCTCGGTGGCCGACCGGATCGGCCGCAAGCGGGTCTTCATGACCGGGCTGGTGCTGTTCGTGCTCGGCTCGCTGCTGTGCAGCCTCGCCCCCGGGCTCGGCTGGCTGATCGGCTTCCGCGCGGTGCAGGCGGTCGGCGGCTCGATGATGAACCCGGTGGCGATGTCGATCATCACCAACACCTTCACCGACCCGAAGGAACGGGCCCGGGCGATCGGCGTCTGGGGCGGCGTGGTCGGCATCAGCATGGCGCTGGGCCCGCTGATCGGCGGCTTCCTGGTGGACACCGCGGGCTGGCCGTCGATCTTCCTGATCAACGTGCCGGTCGGCCTGGCCGCCTGCCTGCTGACCCACCGGTACGTCCCGGAGTCCCGGGCGCCCCGGGCCCGCCGGCTCGACCCGGTCGGGCAGTTGCTGATGCTGGTGCTGCTGGGCTGCGGCACCGCCGCGATCATCGAGGGTCCCGGCCACGGCTGGACCTCGCCCGGCATCCTCGTCCTGGCCGTGCTCGCGGTCGCCGCGCTGGTCGCCTTCCCGCTGTGGGAGCGGCGGGTCGCCGAGCCGCTGATCGACCCCCGGTTCTTCCGCAGCGCCCCGTTCGCCGGCGCCACCGTCACCGCGGTGTGCGCGTTCGCGGCGCTCGGCGGCTTCCTCTTCCTCAACACCCTCTACCTCCAGGAGGTCCGGCACTACACCCCGGTGGTGGCCGGCCTGTGGACGCTCCCGATGGCCGGCCTCACTCTGCTCGCCGCCCCGCTGTCCGGCCGGATCGTGGCCGGCCGCGGCCCGCGCCTGCCGCTGCTGGTGGCCGGCGCGGCGATCGCGGCCAGCGGACTGCTGCTGACCCGGCTGACCGACGACTCCTCCGCGCTCCTGCTGCTGCCCGCGTACGCCCTGTTCGGCGTCGGCTTCGGCCTGGTCAACGCCCCGATCACCAACTCCGCGGTCTCCGGCATGCCGCTGTCCCAGGCCGGGGTGGCCGCCGCGGTCGCCTCCACCAGCCGCCAGGTCGGCCAGTCGCTGGGCGTCGCGGTGATCGGCACCGTGGTCACCAGCGCGGTCGTCTCGGCCGGCGGCTTCACCCCCGCCACCCACGCCGGCTGGTGGATCATCACCGGCCTGGGCCTGACCGTCCTGCTCCTCGGCCTGCTCACCACCACCCCCTGGGCCACCGCCACCGCGGCCCGGGTCGCCGCCCGCTTCGACCAGCAGCCCCGGGGCGTCCGGCCGGACCCCGCCGGGCAGGCCCGCTGA
- a CDS encoding VenA family class IV lanthipeptide, with product MEHTSAFETDLAALQELPELESVELGGHGGGCQFTCLILTCLIFTVS from the coding sequence ATGGAGCACACGAGCGCGTTCGAGACCGACCTCGCGGCCCTGCAGGAGCTGCCGGAGCTGGAGTCGGTGGAGCTGGGCGGCCACGGCGGCGGGTGCCAGTTCACCTGTCTGATCCTGACCTGTCTGATCTTCACCGTCAGCTGA
- a CDS encoding bifunctional RNase H/acid phosphatase, which translates to MAGARYVVEADGGSRGNPGPAGYGAVVRDADTGQVLVEAAEYIGHATNNVAEYRGLIAGLRAARDLDPDARVEVRMDSKLVVEQMSGRWQVKHPDMRPLAAEARAVLPAGQVTYGWIPRERNKAADRLANEAMDAGRLGRQWEPAPRAAASGPAASGSAVSGPAVSGSGVPGPVVSGAADEPLPAASAASAASAPRAGWAAPADLGTPTTLVLLRHGETPLTPLKRFSGGTGSDPGLSEKGRWQADRAAEALAARGTVQAVVASPMLRTRQTAEATARRLGLEVRIEEDLRELDFGAWEGLTFAEVMERHPDDLTTWLGSARARPTGSAESLTTLAQRVARARDRIIARHPGQTVLVVSHVSPIKSLVRLALGAPPDAVHRMELSAASLCAVQYYSDGNASLRLLNDTSHLR; encoded by the coding sequence GTGGCGGGCGCCAGGTACGTCGTCGAGGCCGACGGCGGCTCCCGGGGCAACCCGGGGCCGGCCGGCTACGGCGCGGTGGTCCGCGACGCCGACACCGGGCAGGTCCTGGTCGAGGCCGCCGAGTACATCGGCCACGCCACCAACAACGTCGCCGAGTACCGGGGCCTGATCGCCGGGCTGCGGGCCGCCCGCGACCTCGACCCGGACGCCCGGGTCGAGGTCCGGATGGACTCCAAGCTGGTCGTCGAGCAGATGTCCGGGCGCTGGCAGGTCAAGCACCCCGACATGCGGCCGCTGGCCGCCGAGGCCCGCGCCGTCCTCCCCGCCGGGCAGGTCACGTACGGGTGGATCCCGCGCGAGCGCAACAAGGCCGCCGACCGGCTCGCCAACGAGGCGATGGACGCGGGGCGACTCGGCCGCCAGTGGGAGCCCGCCCCCCGGGCCGCCGCGTCCGGGCCCGCCGCGTCCGGGTCCGCCGTGTCCGGGCCCGCCGTATCCGGGTCCGGCGTGCCCGGGCCCGTCGTGTCCGGCGCGGCCGACGAACCGCTGCCCGCCGCGTCGGCCGCGTCCGCTGCGTCCGCCCCCAGGGCGGGTTGGGCCGCGCCCGCCGACCTCGGCACCCCCACCACCCTGGTCCTGCTGCGGCACGGCGAGACCCCGCTCACCCCGCTCAAGCGCTTCTCCGGCGGCACCGGCAGCGACCCCGGCCTCTCCGAGAAGGGCCGCTGGCAGGCCGACCGCGCCGCCGAGGCCCTGGCTGCCCGCGGCACCGTGCAGGCCGTGGTGGCCTCCCCGATGCTGCGCACCCGGCAGACCGCCGAGGCCACCGCCCGCCGGCTCGGCCTGGAGGTGCGGATCGAGGAGGACCTGCGCGAACTCGACTTCGGCGCCTGGGAGGGGCTCACCTTCGCCGAGGTGATGGAACGCCACCCCGACGACCTCACCACCTGGCTCGGCTCGGCCAGGGCCAGGCCCACCGGCAGCGCCGAGTCCCTCACCACCCTGGCCCAGCGGGTGGCCCGGGCCCGCGACCGGATCATCGCCCGCCACCCCGGGCAGACCGTCCTGGTGGTCTCCCACGTCAGCCCGATCAAGAGCCTGGTCCGGCTCGCCCTCGGCGCCCCGCCGGACGCCGTGCACCGGATGGAACTCTCCGCGGCCTCGCTGTGCGCCGTGCAGTACTACAGCGACGGCAACGCCTCGCTGCGGCTGCTCAACGACACCTCGCACCTGCGCTGA
- the lanL gene encoding class IV lanthionine synthetase LanL has product MGAGTPLRRAGGPSQVDDGPGVDGTLVEVARAAVAGSRARGGDGDWTVAVEGFWCTVRPPGRELPAQGWKLHVSAASSVAVEVLSAVAAAVADDPCAFKFTADREKLHELNSRNSERGSAGKFLTVYPGDDEQFRRLAEELHRATAGMPGPVILSDRPYRPGSLVHYRYGAFAGRSVLGNDGAYRSMLRAPGGALVEDVRGAVYRRPPWVADPVEGAGSTTGGGRAPGGVLLDGRWALTAALRHGAKGGVFLGSDRITGAEVVVKQARAHIEVDRAGTDARTALRHEAELLGRLADSGLTPRVHALVEQQDSLFLVQDRVPGQALGSWVAARLRRDGTPDVPWAEAGPMALALLDLVERVHRRGLVLRDLSPGNVLVTPDGDVRLVDLELAVPAGVLAGSAGTPGYRAPEHSGPHRTGRAARSTDLYALGGLYFLLATGHDPLLPDDLPQARPVADRLGRWLALAARGGDTARRLAPLVLGLRAEAADRRWSLERVRTALAAGAAPGTTPAAPVAPPPLDRLLHDGLRLLARSATPQRPDRLWPTVPGGLLTDPCNVQHGAAGVLALLARAARAPLPGPARERARATAAVAAAWVERRCAAEPVVLPGLHFGRAGTAWALFDAAEALDDPGLAERAAGLTAKLPLDWPNPDVCHGVAGAGLAQLRAHRATGARTFLDRTARCVHRLLAAARDEPYGTVWPVPADFDSALAGATHLGHAHGVAGVGAFLLAAAGVLADGGDPALAATAADARAGADRAARTLAATARSDGPAAWWPQSHGDPEHVRLAHWCSGSSGVGSFLVRHWLATGDPDSHRLALAAGRAVLDARWHSGVTACHGLAGNGEYLLDLAEATGEGRFRHGARDLAALIAARTALRDDLLVLPDETGTTATPAYGTGTAGPLAFLLRLRHGGPRMWSP; this is encoded by the coding sequence ATGGGGGCGGGCACACCGCTGCGCAGGGCCGGGGGGCCGAGCCAGGTCGACGACGGGCCGGGTGTGGACGGCACGTTGGTGGAGGTGGCACGGGCGGCCGTGGCCGGCAGCAGGGCCCGGGGAGGCGACGGCGACTGGACGGTCGCGGTCGAGGGCTTCTGGTGCACGGTGCGGCCGCCCGGCCGCGAACTCCCCGCCCAGGGCTGGAAGCTGCACGTCAGCGCGGCCTCCTCGGTGGCGGTCGAGGTGCTGTCCGCGGTCGCCGCGGCCGTCGCCGACGACCCGTGCGCCTTCAAATTCACCGCCGACCGGGAGAAACTCCACGAACTGAACTCCCGGAACAGCGAACGCGGATCCGCCGGTAAATTCCTCACCGTCTACCCGGGCGACGACGAGCAATTCCGGCGGCTCGCCGAGGAACTCCACCGCGCCACCGCGGGAATGCCGGGGCCGGTGATTCTCTCCGACCGCCCGTACCGTCCCGGCAGCCTGGTGCACTACCGCTACGGCGCGTTCGCCGGCCGGTCGGTGCTCGGCAACGACGGCGCCTACCGCTCGATGCTGCGCGCCCCCGGCGGCGCCCTGGTCGAGGACGTGCGCGGCGCCGTCTACCGCCGTCCGCCCTGGGTGGCCGACCCCGTCGAGGGGGCGGGATCGACCACCGGCGGCGGGCGGGCACCCGGCGGCGTGCTGCTGGACGGCCGCTGGGCCCTGACCGCCGCGCTGCGGCACGGCGCCAAGGGCGGGGTGTTCCTGGGCAGCGACCGGATCACCGGCGCCGAGGTGGTGGTCAAGCAGGCCCGGGCGCACATCGAGGTGGACCGGGCCGGCACCGACGCCCGCACCGCCCTGCGCCACGAGGCCGAACTGCTCGGCCGGCTCGCCGACAGCGGCCTCACCCCCCGGGTGCACGCCCTGGTCGAGCAGCAGGACTCGCTGTTCCTCGTCCAGGACCGCGTCCCCGGCCAGGCCCTGGGCAGCTGGGTCGCGGCCCGGCTGCGCCGCGACGGCACCCCGGACGTCCCGTGGGCCGAGGCCGGCCCGATGGCGCTCGCCCTGCTCGACCTGGTCGAGCGGGTGCACCGCCGCGGCCTCGTCCTGCGCGACCTCTCCCCCGGGAACGTGCTGGTCACCCCGGACGGCGACGTCCGCCTGGTCGACCTCGAACTCGCCGTCCCCGCCGGGGTGCTGGCCGGTTCCGCGGGCACCCCCGGCTACCGGGCCCCCGAGCACTCCGGCCCGCACCGGACCGGCCGGGCCGCCCGCAGCACCGACCTGTACGCCCTCGGCGGCCTGTACTTCCTGCTCGCCACCGGCCACGACCCGCTGCTGCCCGACGACCTGCCGCAGGCCCGTCCGGTCGCCGACCGGCTGGGGCGCTGGCTGGCGCTGGCCGCCCGCGGGGGCGACACCGCCCGCCGGCTCGCCCCGCTGGTGCTCGGCCTGCGCGCCGAGGCCGCCGACCGGCGCTGGAGCCTGGAGCGCGTCCGCACCGCGCTCGCCGCCGGGGCCGCGCCCGGAACCACACCCGCCGCACCCGTCGCCCCGCCCCCACTGGACCGGTTGCTGCACGACGGGCTGCGCCTGCTCGCCCGCAGCGCCACCCCGCAGCGCCCGGACCGGCTCTGGCCGACCGTCCCGGGCGGCCTGCTCACCGACCCGTGCAACGTCCAGCACGGCGCGGCCGGCGTCCTCGCCCTGCTCGCCCGGGCCGCCCGCGCGCCGCTGCCCGGACCCGCCCGCGAACGCGCCCGGGCCACCGCCGCCGTCGCCGCCGCCTGGGTCGAGCGCCGCTGCGCCGCCGAACCCGTGGTGCTCCCCGGACTGCACTTCGGCCGGGCCGGCACCGCCTGGGCCCTGTTCGACGCCGCCGAGGCCCTCGACGACCCCGGCCTCGCCGAACGCGCCGCCGGGCTCACCGCGAAGCTCCCGCTCGACTGGCCCAACCCCGACGTCTGCCACGGCGTCGCGGGCGCCGGCCTCGCCCAGCTCCGCGCCCACCGCGCCACCGGCGCCCGCACCTTCCTCGACCGCACCGCCCGCTGCGTCCACCGGCTGCTCGCCGCCGCCCGCGACGAGCCGTACGGGACGGTCTGGCCGGTGCCCGCCGACTTCGACTCCGCGCTGGCCGGCGCCACCCACCTCGGCCACGCGCACGGCGTCGCCGGTGTCGGCGCCTTCCTGCTCGCCGCCGCGGGCGTCCTCGCGGACGGCGGCGACCCCGCGCTCGCCGCCACCGCGGCGGACGCCCGGGCCGGGGCCGACCGGGCCGCCCGCACCCTGGCCGCCACCGCCCGGTCCGACGGCCCCGCCGCGTGGTGGCCGCAGAGCCACGGCGACCCGGAACACGTCCGCCTCGCCCACTGGTGCAGCGGCTCCTCCGGGGTCGGCAGCTTCCTGGTCCGGCACTGGCTGGCCACCGGCGACCCCGACTCCCACCGCCTCGCCCTGGCCGCCGGTCGGGCCGTCCTGGACGCCCGCTGGCACAGCGGCGTGACCGCCTGCCACGGCCTGGCGGGCAACGGCGAGTACCTGCTCGACCTGGCCGAGGCCACCGGCGAGGGGCGCTTCCGGCACGGCGCCCGGGACCTCGCCGCCCTGATCGCCGCGCGCACCGCCCTCCGCGACGACCTGCTGGTCCTCCCCGACGAGACCGGCACCACCGCCACCCCCGCCTACGGCACCGGCACCGCCGGGCCGCTCGCCTTCCTGCTCCGCCTCCGCCACGGCGGGCCCCGGATGTGGAGCCCCTGA
- a CDS encoding S9 family peptidase — protein sequence MSTQTVHLALRRLSFTFAGDGSHAACLAAGADGGWYAESWRLPAEGPAVPTALPSEEGLRAQLLALPDGRVLVCRHDGDRHALVLLAAGEPEVPLAAVRTAGLRMLAVPGGAAAGPGAPVAVLLGTDTRPVTTVWLLAADGSAPREVAQLPGLHGGGVWLDVAGRLLALDRVVGGMVKTVVLDLELGTATPLLELGESSNDRLVLFDPATGFGMLRSDAPGVDRLGWALIGGGEPVRFPDCLHQPGRLLRPVASAPGLLPGAEPQVVLQVDHGAASALVLWRAGEKQVRPLPVPPGRLGAVGHWSAAGLRMPYSAPDRPAALATLDVAALLDAPDLETGSAPAGWRLDGSTVPGDGGRWLSARCLELPGPAGPVESVVYGGDGWLSAPHLVLALHGGPADAWRLEFDPALQRMAADGLAVLAPNQRGSTGYGPEYAMAIRGAWGGPDLEDVLALLADVAGRRAAAGLEPPALFGVSYGAFLALLAAAHAPAGSVSRCAVVAPFLSGGRLLAEASAPVRALTTRLGGDRELWDARGPRDVLRVADRLRAPLLVVHGDRDEVVPVGQSRSLRHELLRLGRVEGVDFRYVEATGAGHEVLAEEGAAAVHELLAGFLRTGRPT from the coding sequence ATGAGCACGCAGACCGTGCACCTCGCGTTGCGGCGGCTCAGCTTCACCTTCGCCGGCGACGGCTCGCACGCCGCGTGCCTCGCCGCCGGGGCCGACGGCGGGTGGTACGCGGAGAGTTGGCGGCTTCCGGCCGAGGGGCCGGCCGTGCCGACCGCGCTGCCGTCGGAGGAGGGGCTGCGGGCCCAGCTGCTCGCGCTGCCGGACGGCCGGGTGCTGGTGTGCCGGCACGACGGGGACCGGCACGCGCTGGTGCTGCTGGCGGCCGGGGAGCCGGAGGTGCCGCTGGCGGCGGTGCGGACGGCCGGTCTGCGGATGCTCGCGGTGCCGGGCGGGGCGGCCGCCGGGCCGGGGGCGCCGGTCGCGGTGCTGCTGGGCACGGACACCCGGCCGGTGACGACGGTGTGGCTGCTGGCGGCGGACGGTTCGGCGCCGCGGGAGGTCGCGCAGCTGCCGGGGCTGCACGGCGGCGGGGTCTGGCTGGACGTCGCGGGGCGGCTGCTGGCGCTGGACCGGGTGGTCGGCGGGATGGTGAAGACGGTCGTGCTGGATCTCGAACTCGGCACCGCGACACCGCTGTTGGAGCTGGGCGAGAGCAGCAACGACCGGCTGGTGCTGTTCGATCCGGCGACCGGCTTCGGGATGCTGCGCAGTGACGCGCCGGGGGTGGACCGGCTCGGCTGGGCGCTGATCGGCGGCGGCGAGCCGGTGCGGTTCCCGGACTGCCTGCACCAGCCGGGTCGGCTGCTGCGCCCGGTGGCGTCGGCGCCCGGGCTGCTGCCGGGCGCGGAGCCGCAGGTGGTGCTGCAGGTGGACCACGGCGCGGCGTCGGCGCTGGTGCTGTGGCGGGCGGGCGAGAAGCAGGTGCGTCCGCTGCCGGTGCCGCCGGGTCGGCTGGGGGCGGTGGGGCACTGGTCGGCGGCGGGGCTGCGGATGCCGTACTCGGCGCCGGACCGCCCGGCGGCGCTGGCCACGCTGGACGTGGCGGCGCTGCTGGACGCGCCGGACCTCGAAACCGGGTCGGCCCCGGCGGGCTGGCGGCTGGACGGCTCGACGGTGCCGGGGGACGGCGGCCGGTGGCTGTCCGCGCGGTGCCTGGAGCTGCCCGGCCCGGCCGGTCCGGTGGAGTCGGTGGTGTACGGCGGCGACGGGTGGCTGTCGGCGCCGCACCTGGTGCTGGCGCTGCACGGCGGCCCGGCGGACGCCTGGCGGCTGGAGTTCGATCCGGCGCTGCAGCGGATGGCGGCGGACGGCCTGGCGGTGCTGGCGCCGAACCAGCGCGGTTCGACGGGGTACGGCCCGGAGTACGCGATGGCGATCCGGGGCGCCTGGGGCGGGCCGGACCTGGAGGACGTGCTGGCCCTGCTGGCGGACGTGGCGGGGCGGCGGGCGGCGGCGGGGCTGGAGCCCCCGGCGCTGTTCGGGGTGAGCTACGGCGCGTTCCTGGCGCTGCTGGCGGCGGCGCACGCCCCGGCCGGGTCGGTGTCGCGGTGCGCGGTGGTGGCGCCGTTCCTGTCCGGCGGGCGGCTGCTGGCGGAGGCGTCGGCGCCGGTGCGGGCGCTGACCACCCGGCTGGGCGGCGACCGGGAGCTGTGGGACGCCCGGGGGCCGCGCGACGTGCTGCGGGTGGCGGACCGCCTGCGGGCGCCGCTGCTGGTGGTGCACGGGGACCGGGACGAGGTGGTGCCGGTGGGCCAGTCCCGTTCGCTGCGGCACGAGTTGCTGCGGCTGGGGCGGGTGGAGGGCGTCGACTTCCGGTACGTGGAGGCGACGGGGGCGGGGCACGAGGTGCTGGCCGAGGAGGGTGCGGCGGCGGTGCACGAGCTGCTGGCGGGCTTCCTGCGCACCGGCCGCCCGACCTGA
- a CDS encoding Nif3-like dinuclear metal center hexameric protein, which produces MPKLSDVIAVLEEVYPPQWAESWDAVGLVCGDPGAEVRRVLFAVDPVRAVVDEAVEWGADLLVTHHPLYLRGTTTVAATGFKGRVVHTLIKHDIALHVAHTNADHAAPGVSDALAEAVGLKVTGPLVADPTDPAGRRGSGRIGELPQPLTLAAFAAQVAAGLPATAAGVRAAGDPERLVRRVAVCGGSGDSFLAEARKAGVDAYVTADLRHHPVSEAVEAAPVALVDAAHWATEWPWLTLAARELTGRADSRGWPLETRVSTRVTDPWTAHAPMPYAL; this is translated from the coding sequence GTGCCGAAACTATCCGACGTCATCGCCGTGCTCGAAGAGGTCTACCCCCCGCAGTGGGCGGAGTCCTGGGACGCGGTGGGCCTGGTCTGCGGCGACCCCGGGGCGGAGGTGCGCCGGGTGCTGTTCGCCGTCGACCCCGTCCGGGCCGTGGTGGACGAGGCCGTCGAGTGGGGCGCCGACCTGCTGGTCACCCACCACCCCCTCTACCTGCGCGGCACCACCACCGTCGCCGCCACCGGCTTCAAGGGCCGGGTGGTGCACACCCTGATCAAGCACGACATCGCGCTGCACGTCGCGCACACCAACGCCGACCACGCCGCCCCCGGGGTCTCGGACGCGCTGGCCGAGGCCGTCGGGCTGAAGGTCACCGGACCGCTGGTGGCCGACCCGACCGACCCGGCGGGCCGCCGGGGCAGCGGCCGGATCGGCGAGCTCCCGCAGCCGCTGACCCTGGCCGCGTTCGCGGCGCAGGTCGCCGCCGGGCTGCCCGCCACCGCCGCGGGCGTGCGCGCCGCCGGCGACCCGGAGCGGCTCGTCCGCCGGGTCGCGGTCTGCGGCGGCTCCGGCGACTCCTTCCTGGCCGAGGCCCGCAAGGCCGGCGTGGACGCGTACGTCACCGCCGACCTGCGGCACCACCCGGTCTCCGAGGCCGTCGAGGCGGCCCCGGTCGCCCTGGTCGACGCCGCGCACTGGGCCACCGAGTGGCCCTGGCTCACCCTGGCCGCCCGCGAGCTCACCGGCCGCGCCGACAGCCGCGGCTGGCCGCTGGAGACCCGCGTCTCCACCCGGGTCACCGACCCGTGGACGGCGCACGCGCCGATGCCGTACGCCCTCTGA
- the yaaA gene encoding peroxide stress protein YaaA produces the protein MLVLLPPSEGKAAPEAGAPVELAGLSLPGLAGARRRVLDALVELCAGDAERAAGVLGLSAGLRGEVAKNAGLPTAGARPAGEVYTGVLFDNLGLAKLDEAAYARAERSLLVFSGLWGAVRIGDRIPPYRCSMGVKLPPLGALGAYWRGELAAVLPEVADGLVLDLRSAAYAAAWKPAGEVAGRTVTVRVLQEREVDGVLKRSVVSHFNKATKGRLVRDLLTAGLEPAVPGELVDALEQLGHRVEVSARGTDRKPWQLDVVVTDVH, from the coding sequence GTGCTGGTTCTGCTGCCGCCGTCGGAGGGGAAGGCCGCGCCGGAGGCGGGGGCGCCGGTCGAACTGGCGGGGCTGTCGCTGCCGGGGCTGGCCGGGGCGCGGCGGCGGGTGCTCGACGCGCTGGTGGAGCTGTGCGCCGGGGACGCGGAGCGGGCGGCCGGGGTGCTGGGGCTGAGCGCGGGGCTGCGCGGGGAGGTGGCCAAGAACGCCGGTCTGCCGACGGCGGGGGCCCGTCCGGCGGGCGAGGTGTACACCGGGGTGCTGTTCGACAACCTGGGCCTGGCCAAGCTGGACGAGGCGGCGTACGCCCGGGCGGAGCGTTCGCTGCTGGTGTTCTCGGGGCTGTGGGGCGCGGTGCGGATCGGTGACCGGATCCCGCCGTACCGCTGCTCGATGGGCGTGAAGCTGCCGCCGCTGGGCGCGCTGGGCGCGTACTGGCGGGGCGAGCTGGCCGCGGTGCTGCCGGAGGTCGCGGACGGCCTGGTGCTGGACCTGCGCAGTGCGGCGTACGCGGCGGCGTGGAAGCCCGCGGGGGAGGTCGCGGGCCGGACGGTGACGGTGCGGGTGCTGCAGGAGCGCGAGGTGGACGGGGTGCTGAAGCGCTCGGTGGTGTCGCACTTCAACAAGGCGACCAAGGGCCGGCTGGTGCGCGACCTGCTCACGGCGGGCCTGGAGCCGGCCGTACCCGGTGAACTGGTGGACGCGCTGGAGCAGTTGGGCCACCGGGTGGAGGTCTCGGCGCGCGGCACCGACCGCAAGCCGTGGCAGTTGGACGTCGTGGTGACCGACGTCCACTGA
- a CDS encoding zinc ribbon domain-containing protein codes for MNAAPADQIRLLDLQAFDSRLDQLAHRRRTLPEHAEIDKATADHNALKDLVVAAQAQLGDTTREQAKAEADVEQVRTRAARNQQRMDSGAVSPKDLENLQHENTSLAKRQGDLEDIVLEVMERLESAQTRVVELTARLEHSSVVVAEAEGRRDAKFAEIDGEVEKARRDREAVANVIPADLMKSYLRLREQQGGVGAARLYQRRCEGCRTEFSITEFNAIKAEPADKVLRCENCGRILVRTGESGV; via the coding sequence GTGAACGCCGCGCCCGCCGACCAGATCCGCCTGCTCGACCTGCAGGCCTTCGACTCCCGCCTCGACCAGCTGGCCCACCGGCGCCGCACCCTGCCCGAGCACGCCGAGATCGACAAGGCCACCGCCGACCACAACGCCCTCAAGGACCTGGTCGTCGCCGCCCAGGCCCAGCTCGGCGACACCACCCGCGAGCAGGCCAAGGCCGAGGCCGACGTCGAGCAGGTCCGCACCCGGGCCGCCCGCAACCAGCAGCGGATGGACTCCGGTGCGGTCTCGCCCAAGGACCTGGAGAACCTCCAGCACGAGAACACCTCGCTGGCCAAGCGCCAGGGCGACCTGGAGGACATCGTCCTGGAGGTGATGGAGCGCCTGGAGTCCGCCCAGACCCGGGTGGTCGAGCTCACCGCCCGCCTGGAGCACTCCTCCGTGGTCGTCGCCGAGGCCGAGGGCCGCCGGGACGCCAAGTTCGCCGAGATCGACGGCGAGGTCGAGAAGGCCCGCCGCGACCGCGAGGCCGTCGCCAACGTGATCCCCGCCGACCTGATGAAGAGCTACCTGCGCCTGCGCGAGCAGCAGGGCGGCGTCGGCGCGGCCCGCCTCTACCAGCGCCGCTGCGAGGGCTGCCGCACCGAGTTCTCGATCACCGAGTTCAACGCGATCAAGGCCGAGCCCGCCGACAAGGTGCTGCGCTGCGAGAACTGCGGCCGCATCCTGGTCCGCACCGGCGAGTCGGGCGTCTGA